The segment TTGTCTGAAATTGTCTGAAACTGTTCCCAACTAGTAATTAGAAACAGAGAGATCTATTCTCTCAAAATTGTCTGAAACTGTTCCCAACTGTTTAATGTTTTCAGTGACAATTAATTGTTTAACTGCAAACCGTTTGACCAGAAATGGCAATATCTCACACAGGCTTACTTTGAAATAAAGTTCTCATTTGAACAGAATGAGGTACCCTAATTATACCCTACCAGCTTCGATCTATACAAACGCTCGACAAAGAATTATTGCTTTTGAAATAATAAAAACACTGTGATTAGATTGCTTAGATTGTAGGGCATCTATATGCCTGTATTTGAGAAGAAGCATCAATACACCCCACAAGAGATGTGCTTGGAAGTTCATGTAAAAGAATAAAGCAAATCTTGAAGACTCATACAAGCAATTCTTCGGAATTTTCTCCTTTGTTTCGAGGTGATTTTGTGCACAAGTTTTGTATATTCTGGAAATTTCGATATGAATCTACAGACAGGTAGCTAATTTAAACATCTTACATGCAGCAAATAAGTTTATATGCAATTTGTAAATATTGTGTTCTTTTTATTTGTGCAGTTTCCAGAATTGCTGGAAAATTTTGAGCGGGAGCAAGGGTTTCATTTGGCCAGGTTATGTTTCaatgatttcatttttattttttctgtACATATTAAGGCCAGTGCCTTGAATTTGGTATAAGTCTTTCAATGAGCTGAGTAAATATGGGAGGAATTGGGTTCTTAATGACCAGGGTTACGGTTAGGGTATATGTTGTTCTGCTTGTTCTGCTTGGCCTGCATATTCATTGCAGTGCTGCTCAAGTAGAAGCTAAAAGCATAGTTGAAGATCAtcacaattttgaatttgagaatGCAACAGAGGGTTTTATTCAGAATAATGAATCTGATAATGTATCGGAGGGTTTCATTGAGAATTCTGAATCAGATAATTTATCAGAGGAATTTATTGGTAATTTGCCGGGAGTAGGATTGGAAAGCAATTTTCAGTTGGGTGGTATGCTGGGTAGGTTGAAGGATGTTTTTGATGTTGTTTGGAGGGTTTTGGTGAGGCTTCCCCAATTCTTAATTGAAATTAGCCCTTTCATTTTTGGCTTGTGGCAATTAATGGATAAGATCAGGTATAGGAATCCAAATCTAATGTTTCCAAGTGCTAAGGAGTTGGAGATGCAGACGATCGAAAAGATTTTCCGCTTAGCAGATGACCGACAGTCTTTTCATTTTATCTTAAACCCCAGAAGATCATTATCATTTGATAGCGCCAGAGAACTCAACCGTGGATGGCGCCACGTAGTAGGTAACCACTGTTCAGGCCTTCCCTTTTATTCTTTAATAACAGCTTTTCACAAACGTTATGGGATAGTGTCACAGAGCCATAATCAGCCATGGCCTGCACAGAAAGTGCTAAATTCTAAAGCAAAAATAGCAGTTGAAGGAGAAACCAGTAATTCTTCTACAATCTATTTGGATTGTCTTTCAATTGAGCAGATTCTTGCAAGGCTTCCTCTGCCCTCTTTGATGAGGATGAAATGTGTATCCAAGACATGGAAAAATATAATATGTGCGTCACCATCTTTCTGGTCTCTCTACAACTCTTTGAATTCAAACTATCTTGTTGTGCAGCACACTACCGAGGGCTCACATGGTATTATCTTCTTCAGCCCTTCTCTAAACCACTGGTTCCGAATCCCCTTACCCTTACAGTGGAGAAAACAGAACGTCTCCCACTTCAATCCACCTTCTGTTGTCCAACTCTGTGCAGTGGGTGGTGGACTGTTCCTCTTTGTGGATTGGGATTCCGGGGAGATTTCTAATCCTGTTGTACTCAACCCTTTAACTAAACAATACATGGTTCTGCCGGATTTTCCCTTTCATCAGAATTGGCAGACTGAATTGGCTTTTGAACTGATCACTGACCTTAGTTCAAACCACTTTAAAGTTATTGTAATTTCAAGCAACATTGGTGACCCATCAAAAGTATGCTCTCTGATATACAATTCCAGTTCGAATATGTGGAAAACTGGTAATGCTAGGGGGGCAAGACCCTGGAGAAGCATCGGACACCCCTGGTGGAGAACAACTGCACACCCCTGGAGGAGTACCGTACATGAAGCGGTGGTATACTGCACAAGTACATATGGTGTTCATGTGGCTTGTTATAACATTCACAGTGCTGAATTTGAATATCTAGAGATTGAAGAACGGCTGCCTCAGCTGGTGGATTATCTTGACTCTGATGAGAACCCTCATGCTACACTGCCTTCCTTAGTGGTGTGTGGTGAGAAGTTGATTTTGGTGGGGAGATTGCAGAGCCCCAGGTCCATCTTGGGCCGCTTACCTGTGATAAAGCACAGTTTGGTGGGGCTGTGGGAATTGGATTTAAGATTAAAGTCTAAGAGTTGGTCTCTAATTTCTGAGTCTCCCCTGGATTTATTGGAAGCTGCTGTCAAGTCATCAGATGGTACAGattttttagttgcatcagatggCAGGGATGGGATTTGGTTTATGCTTAGAGGAAGCAAAAACCTGTTGAGGTTTAATTTGAGTTCCATGGAGTGGAGTTTGTTGCCTGGGTGCCCAGGTGAAGATATAATGGATACCAGTACAAGAAGGGCGTTTTCAACACCCTTCAGAATATCCCCGCATTGTTGAAGAATTCTGCCCCACTGCACCCCATCATTGAAGACTTAAATTTGTAAGTAGAGAGGCTGGTTTTGGTTCCATGTCTTGAGATATAATGAATAGTATCTTGAGGAGAGCGTTTTCTCTATCCTTCATAATATCTTTCAATTCTTGATTGCAAACTGCCTCATCACATCTCATCATTGGAAACTATAGTAGAGACGTGTATCTTGTGCAGAATGACTTGATTTGTTAAACCATTCATATTCTACATATATTTTCCAGATTAATGCAATTTTGGCCACGATTCTTCATGGTAATATTGATCTTGGATGTATTTTTatctctgcactctttttaccctGGACATTTACTTCTGTCCTGCTATAGCATTCACTTTTTTTTAACAGTATTATTTGGCCTTCTCCATAATGTCTTCAACTTGCAAAATTATTATTTAAAGTGTTAAATTAGCTTTAATTTTAGAACATTCTCCAAATTGTGTTCTTGTGAGCTATttaaaagcttttgcagagaatGTCTCCTAGATACTTTTTATTCAAGTTAGAAATAGTTAAAAACAACCACAAGTGCAAATATATACCTGTAAGCTCTCATTGGCCGTACTCCAACTTCCTTTGTATAGAATAGCTGCCTGCATTATGATGTTATAGTGTCCTATTAACTAATGACACAAGAAAAACATAGGCATGAGGTTTTTGATTTGTGTGTTCTTCATATTCTATTGATTTATTATGTCTTCTATTAATTTCTTTGTTTTGCATCATGttcaattaatattttatattattttgcatATTGAACTGAAGATATTAGGATTTGTGCAacctttgttattatttttttaaaaagaaggcTTGGAATTGGATCGTTTTTAATTTCTGAATTGGCCATCTGTTATGCTGGCTATCTTTTTATCAAATTCAGGATGAGAGTTTGACGAAGCCCTGGATAAAGTAATGGCAATTTCATATCATGTTTTAGCTCTTCAAAAACAACTTCAATTACAATATCATGGTTGGGTAATAGTTCGTCCAATAAATGGATGGTATCATGGTAAAGACATTTAACATTCTTGATTAGAGAGATCATTTGCTGCAACTTTGACTGTAAATACTAAATAGCCATATATGTTCTGGATAAAAACTTGAAACAGGGCATAGTTGCCCTATGACTTCTCAATCTCTCAACTTTGTTTCAGAGTTGTTCTAGGTTTTGAGCAACCCTTTTTACCCAATTTTGTAGATGTGACGGAGGTACCATTCATACAAACGATTGAGTTATTTCTCTCCTTCATTCTTCTTTTTCCTATTGAAGTGCAAACAGATTTGCAGGTTTATTCTTGTGAGCTTGAAGAAGAGACTTAAAAAGACTATGCACCAGCTAAACAATAAACTATCAGCAAAAACTTGGCAGCCCAAATTTTTAAACTTGACTTAAAAGACTCAGCAAAAATTCAGTATacttaaataacattaaaaaattataatgTACATGAGGTTTTCATAGTTCATTAAATTAAATTGAAACATAGCTTATGGAAAAATAGTGTGCTTTTTTGACATTAATTTTTCAGATTGCAATTTATGATCTATCATTAAGATGAAAGCCAATGATAACATGGTTGCAGGAGTATTCTACTGGAAAGCACAAAGACAAGACATGAAAATCAAATATGAATGAAGCTGggtaaaattttaaataataacaattaaaaattaaattttcaattttttatttttattttatatttaatttatctAAATGACGAAAAAAGTCTAGgtggttgagcttagttggttaaagaattgagttctcaatgtggagacccaagttcaactcccatgagagACAcctttgtgactcttggtcttccattggttgtttctaagttgtgacccttggtcttccaattgttgtttctagtttggtgctcgaaaggagctagtatttctATTGAAGTCACATAAAGGGTCTATAGGAGCAATAATCAAGTTGCAACCCCAAATAACTTTCCATACACAAGAAACAACAAAGAATGTTATACTACCAATAAGCTTTAAGATGTAAGATACAAAACAAGGAAGCGTTGCTTATAAAGACAAGTTGAGAGATAGGACAACATAAGATTATGATGAACTTTTTAATCATATCACATGAGACACAAAGAGATAAGTATCCTATGTGTACCCTAAAAGTGTCCTAGCTAAACTTAACAACCAAGGTGTGTAGCTCCTAGAAAAGAATTGGTTAGGGAAATGTTCAAACCAACAACCCCCTTAAGTAAAACTTAGCGAGGAAAAAAAAAATGTGCATAGATACAAAGATGAGTCCCAATAGAAAGGCCTAATAAGTTACCCATATACAAATAATCTcgcaaatagagaaaaggagaaaaccctatggaaAAAATTTCCTCTTCAAAAGAGAGAAAACATGAAAAGTGAAGGAGTCGTGAAGAAACCCAAGGAAAACTTAGTTCAGCTTAAAAATCAATAACAATAGAATATTACAA is part of the Cryptomeria japonica chromosome 10, Sugi_1.0, whole genome shotgun sequence genome and harbors:
- the LOC131076882 gene encoding uncharacterized protein LOC131076882, which codes for MGGIGFLMTRVTVRVYVVLLVLLGLHIHCSAAQVEAKSIVEDHHNFEFENATEGFIQNNESDNVSEGFIENSESDNLSEEFIGNLPGVGLESNFQLGGMLGRLKDVFDVVWRVLVRLPQFLIEISPFIFGLWQLMDKIRYRNPNLMFPSAKELEMQTIEKIFRLADDRQSFHFILNPRRSLSFDSARELNRGWRHVVGNHCSGLPFYSLITAFHKRYGIVSQSHNQPWPAQKVLNSKAKIAVEGETSNSSTIYLDCLSIEQILARLPLPSLMRMKCVSKTWKNIICASPSFWSLYNSLNSNYLVVQHTTEGSHGIIFFSPSLNHWFRIPLPLQWRKQNVSHFNPPSVVQLCAVGGGLFLFVDWDSGEISNPVVLNPLTKQYMVLPDFPFHQNWQTELAFELITDLSSNHFKVIVISSNIGDPSKVCSLIYNSSSNMWKTGNARGARPWRSIGHPWWRTTAHPWRSTVHEAVVYCTSTYGVHVACYNIHSAEFEYLEIEERLPQLVDYLDSDENPHATLPSLVVCGEKLILVGRLQSPRSILGRLPVIKHSLVGLWELDLRLKSKSWSLISESPLDLLEAAVKSSDGTDFLVASDGRDGIWFMLRGSKNLLRFNLSSMEWSLLPGCPGEDIMDTSTRRAFSTPFRISPHC